In the Syntrophorhabdaceae bacterium genome, TTATCCGAAAGCATCCCCTCATCTACTTTAATCTCCAGAAGATCGCCTTCCTCAATGCCTTCCACGTCACAGATGATGGCGGCAAGTCCTACATTTATCGCATTCCTGTAAAAGATCCGCGCGAACGATCCGGCTACTATCGCATCGATACCTGCCATCTTTATAATGAGGGGCGCATGCTCGCGGCTCGATCCGAGACCGAAATTGGAGCCCCCTACAATTATGTCGCCCTTGCTGATCTTCTCGTGAAAACCCGGGGCTATGTCTTCGAAGACGTGCTTTGCGAG is a window encoding:
- a CDS encoding 3-isopropylmalate dehydratase small subunit: MIITGKAWKFGDNISTDHITPGRFYHLRSNLDELAKHVFEDIAPGFHEKISKGDIIVGGSNFGLGSSREHAPLIIKMAGIDAIVAGSFARIFYRNAINVGLAAIICDVEGIEEGDLLEIKVDEGMLSDKTKNLHKQFSPLPPIMRSILDEGGLDQYIKKYGGLKL